The genome window GTCGTAGAGCTCCGTGTCGAGTGGCAGTGGGCGCTCGGGCTTCACGAGGTGGACGGCGATGGGGCGGCGGTGGCCCATCACCTCTTCGCCGGCGAGGATTCGCTCGTTGAGCTCCCGGATTCGCTCGAGCTGCTCGAAGAGGGCGCCGTTGGCGCTCAGCTCCATCAGGTGGGCGTACTGCTGGAGGAGGCCGCGGCCATAGCGGGGCGTGTTGCCGAGGCACCACAGCACCCAGATGACGTCCGCGCCCCGGCGCACCGCCTCCATCAGGTTGCCGTCCTGGATCCACAGGGAGTCGGTGTAGAGCGTGCCGTCCCGGTTCACGGGTGGCATGAGGATGGGAGGCGAGAGCCCGGCCACGACCAGGTCCGTGTCCACGCGCGTGTGGGGGATGACCTCGTTCACCTTGCGGGCGAAGTCGCAGACGTTGAAGGTGCCTTCCAGCAAGGTGCTGGCGCGGATGGCGGACGGGTCCACGCCCAGGTGCGGGAGGACGCGGTGCACGAGCGAGTCCGCGTCGCCGAGCGCCTCCACGTCGAGGAGGTCCACCGCCTTCCGGGGCGCGGCGAAGGAGAGGAAGTCCTTCACGGGGAGCGTCCGCCACCGATCACACACCTCCTGGGGCGACAGACCGGACAGCAGCATGGCGAGGTTGAGGATGCCGCTCGACGTGCCATCCGCGTGCTGGAAGACGACGCCCGCGTCCGCCAGCGCGCGAATCGCTCCCGCCTGCCACGCCACACGCAGGCCGCCACCCACCAGGATGAGCGAACGCTTCCGTCCATCCCTGCTCTCGACGGGGCGTGAGGAAGGGGCACGCACCGCTGCTGGCGATGGCACCAGGGGAACTGCCGCTTCACGTGCGCCGACGCGCTCATGGCCACGTCGAGCGATGACCTCGGAAGTTCGTGGAACGGTGGACGAGCGAGCAACGCCTCGTTCCCCACCCCGATGAGAAATCGCGGCGGCCAGGCGCGCCATGACTCCTGGCCGGTACTGACGTGAAACGTGGGCAGGCGAAGGTGCGAACGCCCCCGTCTCCCCTCGTCGCGGGGCAGCGGGCGAAGGTGCGGACGCACCCGTCTCTCCTCGTCGCGGAACAGCGGGCCGAGGTGCGGATGGGCCCTGCACCTCTCGTCGCACGGCGGTCGACGGCGCGTGCGGTGCGCGCTCCCTCCCGCTTCGGGAAGTGGCGGCGAACGACTGTGCTTCGGCCCCCTCGTCCCCCCGGCGCGGCTCTCCACCGCGCCGTGAGCGCTTGCTCTTGAACATGAGGTAGCCAAGCGACAGCGCACCACCGAGCAGGTTCCCCGCAGCCAGTCCCCGAGAGAGGGGCGCGAGCCGCCAACGAGTGGGAGCCTTGGGCACCGTTCCCACGCCCGGCTCCCCATTCTCGTAGGCGGAGCCGGAGCCCGAGGGCTCGTCCCCCCTCGCGACTCTCGGCTCCTCGGAATCCCTGGCACTCGAAGTGATGGACGGTTCGGCTGGCATGACGCGGGCCTCCACGTCTCGACTTCGACCAGGCCGGATGCCGTGAAGACTATTTCACGGCGGGCCTGCCCCCCTCCGGCGGCACGACGTCAGCCAGGGGAACCTTGCAGCAAACGTGGGGAGCACTTGCGCGGGGTGCAACCCCGTCGCTTCCAGGGCATCGGGTATCAGCGCGGCACCTCGGACTTCGGAGCATCCCTGCCCATGCGCTCGCTCACCCGCTCCCAGTCCCCCTGGGAGGAAGTGCACTGCGTCTGTCCCTTGAACGGAGGGGTTTATCGTGGGACGCATGATGTCGCGGGCCCTTGAGCGCGAGGTGGAGCGGTGAGCCAGCGGGACACGGACTGGAAGCCCTTTGAGGACGGCGGCTCCATCGGCTGGATGGGCTCGCAGGGAGGCACCATCGCTCGCGACGAGGAGCTCGCCGGACAGGTGCGCCTCACCTACGAGGTGGACGACTCCCGCTCCTTCCACGCCCTCACCTGCTCCGTCGCGGGTTGGTTCCTGCACCACCGCTTCTTCGACAACGCCGCGGAGGCCACCACCGCCTTCGACGCCATGAAGCCCGCTCTGGAGGAGCTCCGCACGCAGCTCCCCGAAGGAGGTCCGAAGACCTCCCTCGAAGCCCGCGCCGGAGGGCCCCTCCTGGCCGCCTTCATGGCCCGGTTCTCCTGACTCGATGACGTCCAGCAGGACGCACGACAGTCCCTCGGCCCTCACACCGCCGCGCGCAGACGGGACACGAAGAACCACGCGAACACCCCGAGCAACACGAGCCACCCCGCGTTGATGGCCATGGAGCGGAGCCATCGCGCATGGGCCTGCTCGCGCTCGTACTCCTCGACGAGCTGTCGTGCGGAGACATTGCCCGAATCCAGCGCGAGGGCCCGCTTTGCATAGGCCGCCCTCTCCCAGTCCTGACGCCCTTCCCCGAGGGACGTCATGTAGACCCGGGCCAGCTCCGGGCGACTGGAGGTCCTCGCCAGCGACTCGATACGGTCGAGCCGGCCGCTCACCTCCCGCTCTTCCCTTTGGCTCATGAGGACTCGGATCAGCTCCATCAACTCCGGCTCCAGGTCGGCGTGATGCTCAAGACCGGCTCGCGGCACCGGAATGCCCTTGAGCACCCTGGCCACGGGCTCCAGCTGTTTCGCCCTGGCGGCCGCCTGGGCGGCCCGAGCCCGCGCCACAACAACCTTCGCCACTTCCTCGCGGCCCCGCGCTTCCTTCGAGGCCGTGTCCAGGAGCGAGAGCGCCGTGTCGAACTGGCCTTCCCGCAGCGCGGCCTCCACCTGCGTCAGCGTCGCCCGGAGCGCTCCGACCCGCTGTGAGGTCAGGCGAGCATGGATCGCCCGCGCCAGTGTCGCCGGGTCCGTGCCCACCGGCAGTCCCAGCTTCAGGGCCCTGGCCCGCAGCAGCTCCCGCGCCGTGCGACCCCGGCCTTCCACGAGGGAGAGGACGGTGTCCTCCAGCGGCCCCAGGTCCTCTCCGAGCGCCCCCACCAGCGCGGCCACGGTCTCCTTCTCGGGCAGCGCGGACAGGCACGCCTTCAGGTCCACGCCCTCCACTCCTTGCGCACCCAGCCCGACGATGAGCGGCACCGCCTCTGGAGCGCGGCTCGCGCAGAGCACCTGGAGCACCTCCGCCGCCCTGAGCCCGCGCAGCGCCTCCACGAGAGTCTCCGTCCTCCACGTCCGGAGCGCAGCCTGCGCCTCATTCCGAAGGGGCCCGTCCTGGTAGGCCAGCACCACCAACGCCGGGGCGGAGAGCTCCGGCCGCATGTCCCGGAGCG of Pyxidicoccus trucidator contains these proteins:
- a CDS encoding patatin-like phospholipase family protein produces the protein MRAPSSRPVESRDGRKRSLILVGGGLRVAWQAGAIRALADAGVVFQHADGTSSGILNLAMLLSGLSPQEVCDRWRTLPVKDFLSFAAPRKAVDLLDVEALGDADSLVHRVLPHLGVDPSAIRASTLLEGTFNVCDFARKVNEVIPHTRVDTDLVVAGLSPPILMPPVNRDGTLYTDSLWIQDGNLMEAVRRGADVIWVLWCLGNTPRYGRGLLQQYAHLMELSANGALFEQLERIRELNERILAGEEVMGHRRPIAVHLVKPERPLPLDTELYDGRATSASLIDMGYSDTWRYLAVRGEQGLPLTPEITLTTEPAPDLTFRESLTGPFTLGATDPMAGALQPQAMPLTVHFTISVDDMDAFVSDERHSARLVARLSYAPFGQDLPVRQGSFNLFRSREDPRTRLMTYGLRFAHAGKDYYLEGTRAIRDARGNGLWKDTTRLQCQLHEGTDARGRIVGAGVLTMGVEQLLQLISSMHPARRGSAGLSAMARFGRFFLGPLWDVYEPRARRGPAREPVMETGAPAAPPPG